In one window of Mesoplodon densirostris isolate mMesDen1 chromosome 4, mMesDen1 primary haplotype, whole genome shotgun sequence DNA:
- the BAG5 gene encoding BAG family molecular chaperone regulator 5 yields the protein MEMGNQHPSISRLQEIQKEVKSIEQQVIGFSGLSDDKNYKKLERILTKQLFEIDSVDTEGKGDIQQARKRAAQETERLLKELEQNANHPHRIEIENIFKEAQSLVKEKIVPFYSGGNCVTDEFEEGIQDVILRLTHVKTGGKISLRKARYHTLTKICAVQEIIEDCVKKQPSLPLSEDTHPSVAKINSVMCEVNKTRGTLIALLMGVNSTETCRHLSCVLSGLMADLDALDVCGRTEIRNYRKEVVEDINQLLKYLDLEEEADTTRAFDLGQNHSILKIEKVLERMREIKNELLQAQNPSELYLSSKTELQGLIGQLDEVSLEKNPCIREARRRAVIEVQTLITYIDLKEALEKRKLFVCAEHPSHRAVWNVLGNLSEIQGEVLSFDGSRNDKNYVRLEELLTTQLLALDAVDPQGEETCKAARKQAVKLAQNILSYLDLKSDEWEY from the coding sequence ATGGAGATGGGAAACCAACATCCTTCTATTAGTAGGCTTCAGGAGATCCAAAAGGAGGTAAAAAGCATAGAACAGCAAGTCATTGGTTTCAGCGGTCTGTCAGACGACAAGAATTACAAGAAACTGGAGAGGATTCTAACAAAACAACTTTTTGAAATAGACTCGGTAGATACTGAAGGAAAAGGAGATATTCAGCAAGCTAGAAAGAGGGCAGCACAAGAGACAGAACGTCTTCTCAAAGAGTTGGAGCAAAATGCAAACCACCCACACAGGATCGAAATagagaacatttttaaagaagcCCAGTCCCTAGTGAAAGAGAAGATTGTGCCATTTTATAGTGGAGGCAACTGTGTAACTGATGAGTTTGAAGAAGGCATCCAGGATGTCATTTTGAGGCTGACACACGTTAAGACTGGAGGCAAGATCTCCTTGCGGAAAGCCCGGTATCACACTTTAACCAAAATCTGTGCAGTGCAGGAGATTATCGAGGACTGTGTGAAAAAGCAGCCTTCCCTGCCACTTTCTGAGGACACGCATCCCTCAGTTGCCAAAATTAACTCTGTGATGTGTGAAGTGAACAAGACTAGAGGCACTCTGATTGCCCTTCTTATGGGAGTGAACAGTACTGAGACTTGCAGGCACTTATCTTGTGTGCTCTCGGGGCTGATGGCTGATCTGGATGCTTTAGACGTGTGCGGGCGCACAGAAATCAGAAATTACCGGAAGGAGGTCGTGGAAGATATCAACCAGTTATTGAAGTACTTGGATTTAGAAGAGGAAGCAGATACCACTCGTGCGTTTGACCTGGGGCAGAatcattccattttaaaaatagaaaaggtcctcgagagaatgagagaaataaaaaacgAACTTCTTCAAGCACAGAATCCTTCAGAATTGTACCTGAGCTCCAAAACAGAACTGCAGGGTTTGATTGGACAGTTGGATGAGGTAAGTCTTGAAAAAAACCCCTGCATCCGGGAAGCCAGGAGAAGAGCGGTGATTGAAGTTCAGACCCTCATCACTTACATCGACTTGAAGGAAGCCCTTGAGAAAAGAAAGCTGTTTGTTTGTGCAGAGCACCCCTCACACAGAGCCGTCTGGAATGTCCTGGGAAACCTGTCAGAGATCCAGGGGGAAGTTCTCTCGTTTGACGGCAGCCGAAATGATAAGAACTACGTCCGCCTGGAAGAGCTGCTCACCACGCAGCTGCTCGCCCTGGACGCCGTGGACCCCCAGGGAGAGGAGACGTGCAAGGCCGCCCGGAAGCAGGCGGTGAAGCTTGCACAGAATATTCTCAGCTATCTCGACTTGAAATCCGATGAGTGGGAGTACTAA